AATTATTTTCTAATTTTAcagcaaaattacaaaataagtcCAGGCAGCCTGTATGATATTTGGGTGATCAAATGGTTAAGGTGGAAAGGGGAGTAACATTCAAACCTTTGTCTAGGAGCTCCTCTGAATTTGGAActtcttgtttttaatataaataataccattttcattatttttaattgcAATTTTATTATCCTTGTCTGGAAcaggctttcttttaaatgagACATTGAGTTTCAATGAGATtatctgtataaataaaggttttacattgtcaaaaaaaaaacctgtcttAAAGCAActaaactgctttttttttttttttttccacctttcGTCAGAATAATTACTCGACCCAAGTCTGTTTATCATCATTATTCTGATTTAATAAAGACCACAAAAAAAGTGATAGGGCAGTATGAACCAGTGACTATACTGGGTGGGTTCCAGAGTTGCAGCTTGTATGTGCTGCGTGAGTGTTGGTTTCTCACAAACTGACAGGAATGAGGTCTGACAGCTGCCGTGTGTCTCTCCTTCAGGTGCCACCAGTGTGCCAGTGTATGCGCCGTGTGTCACCATGTGGTGAAGGGACTGTTCGTGTGGTGTCAGGGCTGCAGCCACGGCGGACATCTGGAGCACATGATGAACTGGCTCAAAAGCAGCGCTCACTGCCCTGCCGGCTGCGGTCACCTGTGCGAGTACACCTGAGCTGCTCACAACTACTGTTAACAGAGCTGGTCCTCTGTGGGAGTGGGGAaacggaaacacacacacacacacaaacagccagACAAGATGTCTTTATCCTTCTACGTGGACCTGGAGTGTTTGCTCACCAGGAAAAAGGAGGACAGCTTTGAAGTGAGCTTAGACCAGAAGGAATCAGAGGTTTACATGTGTCTCCTGGACGGCTACGCAAGAACAAATACAATCACATGTTCGCAAATGATGTTTGATTCTGTTTGTATGAGCAAAAGTTTATATAGATGTATGCtgctttttacagtttttaaccCTGAATACTGTACAGGAAGAATTGTTTGCTCGTCTTCGTACATAATGTTTATTTTGAAGTACTGTAGATATTGGTACATTAATTTATACTGGAGAGGAAACGGCTCTCTGTTCTAGCAGTATGTTAAAGCAATAAATACTAAATTAACACTTTTTCACGTTGATTCTGAAGTGCTCATATAGAACATCCAATCTCCACGAGTCAGTGTGAATAAACTCTCATTCGAGGTAACCCGACCACACGTTACTCCCATGGGGCCAGAAATCCCAACTGGCTGCCTGCCAGCATGCCTAGTCTCTAGTCCAGCAGCTAAACACACATTGCGCTGGAGTGCATGTCGTAGTTTGTGCCTCACATTTGGTGAGATTGAAAACGGATCAGAGTTGGAGCCAGCAGAGACTGCTTCTGCAGCGACGAACCTCAACAAAACTGCTTTTTCTTGGGTAGTTTTAAAAGTGTAGCCTGAAGGCACCTGTTTGCTCATGTACATCTCAGAGATTCAGAGATTTTTTATCAGCCCAGTCCTAAGTAACTCTACGTCATTTTAGACACCGCTGTGACTTCAGGTGTTATAGATGATAGTCGTCCGCTCACTGATCTTGTCTACTGTACATTTAATAAACAAACTAGTGATTTAGGGAGCCTCACACATTAGTGTTCAAACAGGAAATACTACATAGATTTCAGATCATAGACATACCTGAACGTCATCTTTTTCTAAACTTAGCTGAGGTAAAACTACACTTTAAGATGCACATTTTAATAGTGACGTAGATACTCGGCTGGCAGTTCTgccaaaaaaaattaagactTGGACTTTAGCCAGGTGTTTAAAGTTTGCTTATGTCACATTTTTCCATCTGAAGTAACAGGAGCTGTCCTGCTGTGAGAGGAGAGCAGTGATGTGTGAAGGCTGTGCTTATTGAAAAACCTGCAGGCTAAAAATCGGCCAACATCCACAATGTGCCAGAATTGCAGCTAAGCAGTAAGTGTCACTATTCCTGAACTAGCACCAAGGCCTCGGGCACAGTAGTGGATTTTCAGATGAGACATTTGACAATCAGACGGGTATTCCCTGACCCCGAGGCTCAGCCTGTGCAGAAGCGCCCTGTAGTGTTGACAGATTAAATATTGACCACACAAATAGACTCGTTTGAACCACCACATTAATTCAGGGTAATGTCATTTTAGCACCAAATCTTATACTTATAAATCATCTCaaggtactttatattgtaagaaaGATGATGTAGATATGAGACCAAAGATCTGAGCCTGGAGTGTCTGAGTCATACATCAAATACAGAAGTGACGAGAGTGATTCAGAATTTAAGAGGAAGACACTGAAGACATTTGTAAATGTTGCATACATCCCATAAATCTACTCAAGTTGAACACAAACTCCCAATGAGCACCGCAAATCCCAATAAGAGTGTTAGaatgaaactaaaattaaaTTTGGGCACCTTTCAAGTTTGGTTTATGATTACATCCTAAAATATCTGTACAGGTAGGCAGGTTTTCACTGATATTCAAATATAGAATTTCTTTTTAGATTTTGGGGATTTATCAGTCTCCATAGCTCAGTGTCTACATATGCATATGTCTGCAGAATTAGAAGACTTGTGAGAGTAATAATGTATCGCTGTAACACTGAAGGACCTATACTGCTTTTCCTTGTGTGCTATCATACTATTACCACAGTGGGTGCTCACATTTTTCAGTCTTGGATCTTTGTATTATTAAAAAGAGCTGTGTGTGAGTACAGCAGCCTCACGCCTCATGTTCAAACCTTGGATGGTGTCCTCAAAGATAAAGGCTAAAGTGGTCCAGTATATACAAAAATTATTCCAACTCTGGTGGAGTCCAATAACCAAAATATGCAGTTCGAAATGTGCATAATAGACCCACTTTAATATCTTCTCTAACGTTCTTTAAAAGGCATTCAGCAGGACATTATTTTCAAAAACATAACATACAAATGACAAGATTTCAttcaaataaactgcagagCTCATTTTAAGTTTGACTACTAACCTGCTTTTATAATCCAACTCTCCATCTGGTGGTATAAACATCACTTCAACCACATTTCATACTTTTGAGTACAGTTACGTAGAAATATCACAGTATTACAACCCCTGATCCACGATTCCCTCCATCACCTCGTGCATTTTCACAGCCCATCTACAGCAGTCCACAAACACCAGCACAGGCATGTCAGGGTCAGGTACCCTTGTGCCTGCTTGTCGTtttcctgcagcagctgcaTCGCCCTTGTTAGCCTCGTCCACATCTGGCGAGCTCTGGCTCATCAGCCAATCCCAGATGATCAGCAGAGAGGCTTCGCTCCCCTGAGCCGCTCTGGCCCTGGCGTGGCTGGCCTCGTATTTGGCCTTCTCCCATTTCAGTGACATTGTTCAGGGTGGCGAATCACCCTCCGTCAAGTGCTCCAAAAAGGTCCTTCAAAAATATGACAATTGCAAATTATGTTCAGCTATTGCTAAAAAGCTCCTCAAATCTTCCGTGTCAGCGAGTTTGTGTCACCTGAAAAGCTTAGGGTCGTTCCCAGCTATCTGAGACTTTTTCTGGGGCACTCAGTCGCCTCAGATTCTGAAGCAGGGTTTGCAGACTTCCAGCTGTAATGATGTAACACGCGGGCAATGCCATTATACTTAAGTCACTGCACTAAACCACTTAAAATCACTGAGTATTAAACCTTCTTACCCAGTTCTTCTTCATACAAATCCATCTTCTTCATCAGCTCTTGAATACCGGAACACGTTGCTCCCTCCCCagctacaaaaaaaataaataaaaaagtcacCGTTTGTAAACCCAAAACTTAGCACAGTCCACCTCAGCTCACCTTTAACACCTGTTCCTTCCCCAGCAGTGGCAGAGCTGCTGATCCCGTCTGTGGTCAAACAGGAGAACAGTTCAGCGCGGCACGCCCTTTCCTTCCCCAGCATGGCACTCATGTTTTGAGCCAGCCGGTGGTTCTCCACCAGCTCAGCGTGGACCTTCTTCCATGCCATTTTGTCCTCCATTAGACAACCCTCCATTACTGTGCGCAGCTCCTTCTCCTGAGACACCTGGCTCTGCAGGCTCTCAACCTCCTCACAGCGCTGCGAAGGTGAGAAAAACATATGCAAAAGGTATTCAGCAAGGTGAGAAAAAGCCAAGTCACAAATCTCACACTTGCAGTGCTTCATGTTTACCTTGTGTAACTGAATGGCCATCTCTTGCATCTCAGCCTCGAGCTGGTCGGCGTAAGCCTGTTCTAGAGCATCGCTGGGTGGTCGAGCGTTGCTGTGCCACCTCGCAATGGCTGAAGTCATTTTGCGCTTGGGTCCAAACAGACTGGAGGACAGAACAGAGTTTCAAAACATTAGACTACAAACATGGATCATACTGGGGTAAATCTGAAATGATGAGGGAAGGTTACAAGATGGTACTGAGACgtgctatgatgtatggtttgcaGACGGTGACAGTGACATTAAGACAAGAGGCTGAGCTGAAGATGCTAAGATTATGATTGGGAGTGACCACGAGGGACAGGATTATGTAGGAGTGCATCAAAGGAAAAGGTCAGGTTGAGAGTTTTGGACAcaaaggctgagatggtttggacatgagCAGAGGAGCCTGAGTGGATATACTGACAAAGGATGCAAACGAtgaagctgccaggcaggagaaaAGATAAACAGAAGGCAGAAGATgatgctagggatagggtgagacAGAGGCAGATGGTCTGCTATGGCAACCCCTATAGATACAGCccaaagaggaagaagcagcATCTTACGTAATCCCTATTTCTTTGAGATCATTTTCTGTCAGGGTGAGAAAGATCCGCAGGTCAATGTCTTGCTCTTCAAGTAACGGAAGATACTTCGAAAAGCCGATTTGCTCCAAGAACTCTGCCAGATCCTACAGGAAGATGAGATTTTAGTCCTTGCCAGGAACTCAATGAAATCTGAATAAACGTACAGAAACCTGAACAAACACAAACCTTTGGGCCAGTGTAGGAAGGTGGAAGACCAGCGCCACAGTTTGCTGTCCCACTGGAGTGAGCTCCATCGCTGTTCCCGTAGCGAGTCTTGCCTTTTGAGTGATGACTCTTATTTACTCTGCGAAGGCTGCTCTTTTTACACTGGTCAGAGTCCTGATGGAGAACGATGCAATTATTTATCACGACACACTGACGAACACAGTTTGCCTCCAAACTGCAGACTCTTGTGTTCACCTCGTTACTCTCCACAGAGCCCTCCCAGTTAAGGCCGACCACATGAGGCAGGccttcactgctgctgctgctgctcctcatgGTGGGCATGTCATGGTCAAAGAATGGACTGTCATCTGCAGTTATATTGAGAAAAACACAATCAACAAAGTTTCCACtcaagttttgtatttttttgggAGTTGTTCACTGGTAAGTTTTCTCCAACAAACTCAGAAGTTCTCTCAGACCTCCCCCCTCCTGCTGCATATGAAACAGCTGTCTGTTTCATATGCATAAACTGTGTGGTTTCATACAGATGTATCAAACCACACAGTTTTTGTCATGATCtgtattttttcatttgagAGCTGAAAAAAATAAGACCTAAAACACAAGTTCACATTTCTGGTAGAATTCCTGTATTATTTGAAATTAAGCTGGGTACATAATGACTGTGTGGATGCTGctgaaattacttttttttcttctgttttttttttgggtttgtttttggttttttaaagaaactttgCTTTGACACACATTCATATTTCACAGTCAGATAGACGCTCTTCTCTGTATTTacctgttgccatggtgactcAGACCCCCCCACACATGCACCCAGAGTGGATTTAACCAACTCCCATCaggtttgtaaaaaaaaatcagagttcAGGGTTGGTCtcagaggtttttgtttttttgttttttctttaaatcacccccacacacacacctacacacacctctgctgctgttgctctGGCCATCCAGTTCATTGATAGGCGAAGTCACATCACGGTAGCAGAGACCCTCGCTCTGTTCCCCAATGCCACGAAACATCATGTACCCTGGCAGGGCGGCAGGAGGATCTGTGAGTGCAAATATGACATTAACAACACAGCTGTTATTATAAATGGAAGCATGAATAATGTGCTCTACTTTACAGGGAAAAAATGCTTTCCACCCTCACATttacaattttaatttttaaccttttttgttttcagctccACAAGGATTTTGCAGAGTACAGTAATGCAGGAACACAGGATCACTTAAAGCTTGCCCTCAGTACTTTGGAAGGATTTCACACCTGCTGTCACTGTtaaccctttttttttgtttaccaaTGTAATAAACATAATAAGAGTCAGATGAAATATAATGACCTGAAAGACAAATTTTGAAAAGTTGAATGTAAAACATCTACATTGTATCTGCTTTAAGTACAAGTGCCCCCTAGTGGTGAATTCATGTAGCTACAATTTTAAATGTGTATGCGTAAATTCCTGTGATAATAAAGAGACTGTAACTCAAAACAAATCACATTAAAGcacagtaatttttaaaaacGTAATAAAAATGAATCTGATTTTTTCTACCAATCTTAAAAATAACCACCAAGAGCAGATTTACTGGAAATGTAAGGCACTTTAAGacctttatttcttttactttaatttcagaCTTTCTAAGGACCTGTGGGAACCCTTagaaacagcttttttttttttttttttttttttgcaatttaactTCATAACTAGAACAAACGTGGTGTTCAAAGTGTGGCTCAGCACAGATACAGGTTGAAGACCGGATGTTTTACATGACACTGTACCACACAGTTTGCTGGTGCCTCCTACTCGGAACTTGGCGATGGCCTGAGGCCCATCGTGGATGCTGATGCCTTTAGCTCGGTTTCGGCTGGGCCGTATCCTCGGTGGTGCGCTGTCCGAGTCCTCAGAGGAGCTCAGATCTTCAAAGTGTCCTGACAAAACAGAACACACGTaccaaacccccccccccaccgaaaaaaaacattagaaaCTAAAAGGCAATGAAAGACCTAGTAAAGACAGGAATTTTAGATGCTGAGCTGTTTAAACCAGTACCTGGTTTCATTCTTGGAGAACGTGAGTCAATGAGGCTGACAATTTTGGTATAGCCGTACATCATAGCCAGAGCACGCGCCGTCTCACCTTTGGTGTTGCGTTCGTCCACTTTAACTTTCTGAAAATTCAAAGGATTACCAAATTGTGAGAAAGGAACGTCACCACCCATCCTCAGCGGTGTGCGAGTCATGTCAGTTACATTTTCCAGTGATGTGGCTCCATCTTTAAGATGATGAAGAGGGACAGGAGATGGAGATGcagcaaaaaaaaggagaatGACATGGTCTGGCTGACCAAGTACTCATAACCACTTGCACTCACACACGAGTATGTTCCAGCACAGTAACCTACTTACATGATCAAGTAAGTACTGAACAATGATTTCATGCCCAGAAGCAGCAGCCTCCATCAGTGGCGTGAAGCCAGAACCTGGCTCCCTGTGTATGAGGGAAGAATCATGGAAATCTCAAAAGTGTGAAcagattgttatttttttgatgGTCTTTTTTACagcaaataaagacactcaCTTGACATTGGCGTCAGCATTGTTATCCAGCAGGAACTTGACCATCTGTTGGTGGCCTGTGCTTGTGCAGTGGAACAGAGCGGTCCAGCCTCGAGAGTCCTTCAACTCCAAATCAGCCCCTTGCTTTTCGGGTTTaataaggaagaaaaaaaaaaagaaaaaaaaaaggaagaagaaaagaaaaaaaatgctgaatgttcacaataaaatttaaagttaaaaaaagagttGAATCCAAACCCAAGGCCAGATTTACTAAACAGGGCAAAATTACACGCGAGCAGTAGTGTTGATAGGCGTGGTTAGTTTTAAAAGGCGATTTTTAAAACACGTCTTCGAAACACAGCCACAGTTATTTTCAATATCATGCAGAAAAAACATTGAcagtgctacccctcagcctcctccTTCAAGTGACATCCTtgagttattgcattcacaataatatatatacataaagatCCAAACTCATTGTCTTATGGAAATCCACAGTGGCAAAAAGAAACCACTGTATGTTAGTTTAACCTCTAAAACAAAGGTTACACGTGGGTAGGCTGTGAGAACACATACCCCTGTGGCCTGACATTACCCTTCAGAGAAGTGATGCTCACAGACTAAAAGGCCGCATGCAAGTGTGCCTTGTGTATTATTTGCTGTTTTAACATGCCATTATAACTGCTGGGGTTTATTTTGCATCTTTTTTTGGCTGGATCTACCCTTCAGTTACTGTCCATCTGCTTCCCATCTAATTCTTGGAGTTTATTTTAACTTGTTATTtgctttctgtctcttttcaAACTCTTTTTGTCATTCTGAGGCTTCACATCATCACAAATCTTTGAGCCATTGTTTTGTCCCCCCCCTTCAGGGTGATTCTGTACCTGAAGCAGAAAGTATGCGATACTTTCGTTCCCACAGCTTGCCGCCAGCATGAGGGGTGTGAGTCCTTTGGCGGTGGTGGAATTTACATTCACACGGGCCTCCAGCAGCAGATTTGCAATGTTGTCATGACCAATGTAGGACGCATACATAAGTGGGGTCCATCCTCCAATGTTCTTACCATCCAGGTCCACCTCACGCCTGAAAGCACACACAGTTATGTGAATAAGCTGTGGAGGATATTAGCCCGTGTGGAAATGTTGGTATTAAGAGGCCCTCACTTTTTAATGCACTCAGCCACCACGTCGTACTGGCCGATGGAGCAGGCGGTGTGAAGGTCCAGAGGGACATCCAGCTCCTCAGCTCGCACCAGGGAGTCACCCAGCCACAGGGAGAGGCTGGCACCCAGCTGTTCTGACTCACTGGCCTCATCGCTTAACTCGGACATCTTCACCCTTTTCTCCTGGAAAACAGAGACACCATAAACTGCTCTAAACAAACTGCAACGCCCTggtttcaaactttaaaaccaGGGGCTTACGAGCCTGCAAGAAGCCCCAAATGCTGTAGCTTCAGTTGATGGAAAACATAAACAATGCTGACTTATACAGGCTCACGAATAGCGGCTACTTTAAAGCTAACGGTAATTTCACAGGGCTCATGACTCCTCTGGCTAATTTAGCTTAGCGAGGTGAGCGTCTAAACTTTTGGTCTCTGGAATAAAACCAACACAGTGAAATAAACTAATTAAATGCTCAGAAGACAACAGAAGCAAACGAGTATTTCAGAGTGCAGAAAAATATAACGAGTTCAAACTTACAGTCAGCAGGTAGTTTGTTTTCTCAGCAGCCGAAACTTTTCTAGTTGTGTGTCACACTCTAATGTGTCCGTGCTGAGCCTTGCACCACCCTATCCTGTCTGAGAGACACTTTAAAGGGAAAATCTGAGGAATCACGCTTCCTTAAACGGGAAATAAACACAGGCATGTATGTTCTTTACACAAACTCTTGATTCATGTTTGCTCTCAAGGTCAACTTctctgttttacacacacaggcTGAGTTTAAAAGTCTATGAATCATTTACAACATATTCAGTGTTATTGTGTGTTATCATGGAGTTAGCAATACTTCATCATTTAATCAAAATATTCAagtaaatgtaaagtacagtttaaaaaaaaccgtGTGTGAATTAATAATCAGGAAATTCGATTGATATGCATTGCCCAATCTGATGTCTTCCAGTGGCTTTTACATTTGTGTGTACATTTTCATTgattgtgatttttttgtttttttgtaattgtaTTGTAGTTTTAGAGGCATTTTGACTGTGTCTGTgagtgacaaattaaagaatCAACCTTAACTCAGTcattaacaataacattttcatatttgtatAAAGTGATGATTGAACATAAAGTGAGATTAGTGActaaactttaaaatatatatgagtAAATCAAAGCTAACTTAGCCAGTTTCCCTTTTAATAAAAAGTGGTACATACAGTCACGTGAAAAGGAAGGTTTTACAGGACTATGCAGTGTGCAAAACTAGAGGCAGTAAatccttactgcttccataagAATTAATTGGATAAGTTGCAGCAAGGTACTGCTAATCAAATACTTAACTAAAttattcatcagcagctgtgaaaaGTAGAAGTTTTGGAAGTTTGCTGTAGCATTAATGCTATAAACATCCCCAGGAGAGGACATTAATCCCAGAAAACAATTAGTGCTCAAGTTGTTGCTCCTTAAAGTGGTTCTACAAGTTACTGAATCAAGAGGTGCATTTCCTTTTTGAATGTATAAAGCCTTTGTGGAATATATGTTAGCCttagtgatgaaaaaaaaactatgaatCAATATGGATTATTAACTGTAAACTCAGATTTTACttaaaaatctttatttcattttatcatTGCATTTAATGAAGACACTACAAGCAAAAATaccaaagttttattttttaaaatgtatttatttagcaatatgataaaaaaaacttgaatgCTTTGAACCATTTTTTCTGAATTAACATGATTATTATCTTAGAAGTCCAACAAAAActtatttgtctgtttttctaaatatacAAGATATTTTGGCACCTCAGGTGTAATCCACAGGACTCCAGTATTTATGGTAACATGTCTCGAGTCGCCATGCTGTCAGCCTGAATGGACTTGAATAAGCTTCTCTTGAGATTTGAGCAATCACATTAATTCAGTGAATGGATCACGCTTTGTAAAAATGTATTAGTTAAAGGTTTTGTCTGTAAGCACAGAGATTGTGACATCTTCTCTTCTCATATCTTCAGCGTTCACCAGAAGGTTGTCCGCAGATCTCTGGTGGTGCCGTTCTGCCAGCCTACGTAGCACTTTAGCTCCAGCATGATGCATTGTGAAGGACTTGGCATCAGGACAGACAAATCAGAGAAAATTGAAGTGAAACTCCTCCTTCGATGGGATAAAAACAAAAGCCGGTGTTGCCTCCTGAGTCTGCGGCGTCAGCTCTGCACCCTGGGCTTCAGTGTGCTGCAGCTTCTCCTCAGCAAGCGATGTCTGAGTTTTGACTTCAGCTCTCCGGTGGAAAACAGACTTCTTTGGGGACTCTGACACAAGTTTGACCTGGGCTGATGCAATTTCTATCAGGGCACAGAGAAACCCGTTAGCCAGCTGCAGTTTTTAACCATTCTAATGAATCCGCTGCTACAAAATTCACTCACCGCTCTGAATGAGTTTGAATTGCTTGCTCTTCTCCTCTTCCATCTTCTTTCTGTAGTCTCCAGTTACAGCTCTCATCACCTGCCTCTTCTTGGGCAGAGGAGCTTTGGAGCTGCGCAGAGTCTTCAGTGCACGCGAGGCCTCGTCCTCTGAAGGGAGAACATATTCAATAGGTGACACCATGATTAGAAGTTTACTTTTTTGTATGATCTTGTTTAGATCATAGATTAAACATTAAAGAATCCTGAATATTAGTTTAGtctaggctacgttcacacttgGATTCACTGCATGTCCCTTCCAACCACATCATAGTACTTCTGAGGTACAAATCTCACTAACTCTGCTTCGGTGTGCCCTTCTGGGACTTCAGGCCCAGCTCCAGCTGCTCGATGCACCAGTCCAGCTCCCTTTTCAGCTGCTCTTCTTGACTCTAAAACACATTCAGACATAAAATCAACCAATCAAACTGCTCACCTCAAACCCACTGTAATTACTTTAAAGCACTGCGCACTGACCAGCTCCTCTGCAG
The Oreochromis aureus strain Israel breed Guangdong linkage group 8, ZZ_aureus, whole genome shotgun sequence DNA segment above includes these coding regions:
- the anks3 gene encoding ankyrin repeat and SAM domain-containing protein 3 yields the protein MSELSDEASESEQLGASLSLWLGDSLVRAEELDVPLDLHTACSIGQYDVVAECIKKREVDLDGKNIGGWTPLMYASYIGHDNIANLLLEARVNVNSTTAKGLTPLMLAASCGNESIAYFLLQQGADLELKDSRGWTALFHCTSTGHQQMVKFLLDNNADANVKEPGSGFTPLMEAAASGHEIIVQYLLDHKVKVDERNTKGETARALAMMYGYTKIVSLIDSRSPRMKPGHFEDLSSSEDSDSAPPRIRPSRNRAKGISIHDGPQAIAKFRVGGTSKLCDPPAALPGYMMFRGIGEQSEGLCYRDVTSPINELDGQSNSSRDDSPFFDHDMPTMRSSSSSSEGLPHVVGLNWEGSVESNEDSDQCKKSSLRRVNKSHHSKGKTRYGNSDGAHSSGTANCGAGLPPSYTGPKDLAEFLEQIGFSKYLPLLEEQDIDLRIFLTLTENDLKEIGITLFGPKRKMTSAIARWHSNARPPSDALEQAYADQLEAEMQEMAIQLHKRCEEVESLQSQVSQEKELRTVMEGCLMEDKMAWKKVHAELVENHRLAQNMSAMLGKERACRAELFSCLTTDGISSSATAGEGTGVKAGEGATCSGIQELMKKMDLYEEELAGSLQTLLQNLRRLSAPEKVSDSWERP
- the c8h8orf33 gene encoding UPF0488 protein C8orf33 homolog yields the protein MADQRLLYIDIKAESNSSTPAAAEKPLWTRSDNVFRFNFFPDSSPATSEKTPASDWTEPTSQISFTEQGSAFAFNFQIPPAEDMDTTDTPNTSQGDRQCVPEEKPPLSQEVESPPEQSEQSKTKKKKKKSGKKNPSSIEPLQKPAEESEGAAEELSQEEQLKRELDWCIEQLELGLKSQKGTPKQKDEASRALKTLRSSKAPLPKKRQVMRAVTGDYRKKMEEEKSKQFKLIQSEIASAQVKLVSESPKKSVFHRRAEVKTQTSLAEEKLQHTEAQGAELTPQTQEATPAFVFIPSKEEFHFNFL